The following proteins are encoded in a genomic region of Hydra vulgaris chromosome 05, alternate assembly HydraT2T_AEP:
- the LOC136071909 gene encoding uncharacterized protein LOC136071909 — protein MKSIIFIFASLLLVNTALADGLVKIPKVCEDVLPADTCNKLRGIATKFHEQVDIVNQAVVDAFNHHITKTAEVLAYVKEYLVDNAKDFVCKEVLPEDSCKKIGDFVTAAHLQVSEVSRAVREAIVNGAQNATDLFNNAISYLTTLVSCENVFDVKTCDILDRAVKSFHENKNMIKDAIALAIKNNLKQTKEILQYVKDYLVSKATDFTCNSVITQDFCDKIFSIGKNLKLTTNAIQQAVLDAVVNGAVKAQDIFHQTLGFLLNDVKNLTCKDLVDSNICIKVDEYAKKLHMSVKDTTQAIKEAIIEGASNAKDLYDKSVEFLKAQFSCVRVFQQTFCDKVQKLADKFTVPLVQVNNFIRNAVANGISNAIDLYKLIVKFILERWNNNNGDNLYKRSIDQDEVTAKIIEAVEMYMDATNSF, from the exons atgaaatcgattatttttatttttgcttcactACTCTTGGTGAACACTGCTTTAGCAGATGGTTTAGTTAAAATACCTAAAGTATGCGAAGACGTGCTTCCAGCTGAT ACTTGCAACAAACTCAGAGGTATTGCAACAAAATTCCACGAACAAGTAGATATTGTCAACCAAGCTGTTGTGGACGCTTTCAACCACCACATAACTAAAACTGCAGAAGTACTAGCTTACGTAAAAGAATATTTAGTCGATAATGCTAAAGACTTTGTATGCAAAGAGGTTCTTCCTGAAGAC AGCTGCAAAAAGATTGGTGATTTTGTTACTGCTGCACATCTTCAAGTGTCTGAAGTCAGCCGAGCTGTTCGTGAAGCAATTGTTAATGGAGCTCAAAATGCCACAGATTTGTTTAATAATGCCATTTCTTATTTGACAACTCTTGTCTCCTGTGAAAATGTGTTCGACGTAAAG aCCTGCGATATACTTGATAGAGCGGTTAAATCATtccatgaaaataaaaatatgataaaagatGCCATTGCCCtagcaattaaaaacaatttgaaacaGACAAAAGAAATTCTTCAGTATGTCAAGGATTATCTTGTCAGCAAAGCCACCGACTTTACATGCAATAGTGTAATTACTCAAGAC ttttgcgacaaaatattttctattggtaaaaatttaaaactcacaACAAACGCAATTCAACAGGCTGTATTAGATGCAGTCGTTAACGGGGCAGTTAAAGCGCAAGACATCTTTCATCAAACCCTTGGTTTTTTACTAAACGATGTCAAAAATTTAACTTGCAAAGACCTTGTCGACtcaaat ATTTGTATTAAAGTTGACGAATATGCCAAAAAGCTTCACATGTCTGTTAAAGATACAACTCAAGCAATAAAAGAAGCCATTATAGAGG gAGCAAGCAACGCCAAGGATTTGTACGATAAATCCGTCGAGTTTCTTAAAGCGCAATTCTCTTGCGTTCGAGTCTTCCAACAAACA TTTTGTGATAAAGTCCAAAAACTTGCAGATAAGTTCACGGTTCCGTTAGTGCAGGTCAACAACTTTATCCGCAACGCTGTTGCAAATGGTATTAGCAATGCAATTGATCTTTACAAACtaatagttaaatttattttggaacGATGGAACAATAATAATGGAGATAACTTATACAAAAGAAGCATag atcaAGATGAAGTCACAGCCAAAATAATTGAAGCGGTTGAAATGTACATGGATGCTACAAActctttttaa